The following proteins come from a genomic window of Thiothrix winogradskyi:
- a CDS encoding DUF3683 domain-containing protein produces MTATHPIREIPYNYTSFSDKEIVQRLLGARAWEILQALREKRETGISSHMLLEILGDMWVVQRNPYIHDDLLENRERRQSLFDTLNGRVEKIEERANGNALTLELMQIARSALTQFAEMFRAEYDLREKTRKHLQKITRKDNIQFDGLARVSHVTDATDWRVELPFVVLTPDTEEEMAALVGECIELGLTVIPRGGGTGYTGGAVPLDARSAVINTEKLESLSEVQYRNDLPGVDKTVAIVRTGAGVITRRVSDLAGKHGLVFAVDPTSQDASTIGGNIAMNAGGKKAVLWGTSLDNLLSWRMVTPDADWLEVTRLNHNLGKIHDQQTVQFSVQRFLADGKTRKGEQEILTFEGRYFRKEGLGKDVTNKFLGGLPGIQKEGCDGLITSGEFILHRMPDQIRTVCLEFYGTDLHEAVPAIVEVKNYLDGRNDVLLSGLEHLDERYVKAVKYTPKGARGMLPKMVLIADIVSDDEKAVAESAAEVVRLANARNAEGFIAISPEARRQFWADRSRTAAIAAHTNAFKINEDVVIPLHNLARYTEGIETLNIRQSMQNKLRMIDGLLEHLAGDLPELRAVADYEASAERSSIWANKLAHAVDYLQQRKVRWEQILAHFDAPAAAHQDLLDDTAKAAQRPQDRMIDLLLRRELRISYRKEIIKPLQEMFAGRELEPLMQAMEKIHSKIRTSRLFVALHMHAGDGNVHTNIPVNSNDYGMLHEAERMVDAIMVLARELDGVISGEHGIGITKFQYLDAREINEFAAYKQDVDPQGHFNKGKLLPGSGLQNAYTPSLRLVEREALLLEHNELGALNNDIKDCLRCGKCKPVCNTHIPRANLLYSPRNKILATGLMIEAFLYEEQTRRGVSIRHFDEMNDVADHCTVCHKCFNPCPVNIDFGEVSVRMRSILRERGKKKTSPVTWASMQFLNLKDPTQINIMRTGMIKFGYKAQRFAYSLAKAANLLGADKRPAATLGKPAIKEQVIQFIKKPLPKGLPAKTTRAMLGLEDDSVIPILRDPVKTADKRGDAVFYFPGCGSERLFSQVGLATLAMLYETGATTVLPPGYLCCGYPQNAGGDLKKGTQISTENRVLFHRVANALSYLDIKTVLVSCGTCMDQLLKYEFSKIFPGCRLLDIHEYLLEKGVKMNGVSGVQYVYHDPCHTPMKQVNPLKVTQELTGSNVVLSERCCGEAGTFAISRPDIASQLRFRKAESLKAGIKELTGSDMAQEGKVKILTSCPACQQGLSRYADDTGMETDYIVVEMANYLLGSDWQQGFVGKATHGGIEKVLL; encoded by the coding sequence ATGACAGCTACTCACCCGATTCGGGAAATTCCGTACAACTACACTTCATTCTCTGATAAGGAAATCGTGCAGCGCTTGTTGGGCGCACGTGCATGGGAAATCCTGCAAGCATTGCGTGAAAAGCGCGAAACCGGCATTTCGTCGCACATGTTGCTGGAAATTCTCGGTGATATGTGGGTGGTGCAGCGCAATCCTTACATCCACGATGATTTGCTGGAAAATCGCGAGCGGCGGCAATCGCTGTTCGACACCCTCAATGGACGGGTGGAAAAGATTGAAGAACGTGCCAACGGCAATGCCCTCACCCTAGAATTGATGCAGATTGCCCGCAGCGCGTTGACACAGTTTGCGGAGATGTTTCGGGCGGAATACGACTTGCGCGAGAAAACCCGCAAGCATCTGCAAAAAATTACCCGCAAAGACAATATTCAGTTTGACGGCTTGGCGCGGGTATCGCACGTCACCGATGCGACCGACTGGCGGGTGGAATTGCCCTTCGTGGTACTGACCCCGGACACCGAAGAGGAAATGGCGGCGTTGGTTGGCGAATGCATTGAGCTGGGGTTGACCGTGATTCCGCGCGGGGGTGGCACGGGTTATACCGGCGGCGCAGTGCCGTTGGATGCGCGTAGCGCGGTGATCAACACCGAAAAGCTCGAATCCCTCAGTGAAGTGCAATACCGCAACGATTTGCCGGGCGTGGATAAAACCGTCGCGATAGTACGCACAGGGGCAGGGGTCATTACCCGCCGCGTGTCGGATTTGGCAGGCAAGCACGGTTTGGTGTTTGCGGTTGACCCGACGTCACAAGATGCCTCCACCATTGGCGGTAATATCGCCATGAATGCCGGTGGCAAAAAAGCGGTCTTGTGGGGAACCAGTCTCGACAATCTGCTCTCTTGGCGCATGGTCACGCCGGATGCGGACTGGTTGGAAGTCACGCGCCTGAATCACAATCTCGGCAAAATCCACGATCAGCAAACCGTGCAATTTTCGGTGCAACGTTTCCTCGCCGATGGCAAAACGCGCAAGGGTGAACAGGAAATCCTCACCTTTGAAGGGCGCTATTTCCGCAAAGAAGGGCTGGGAAAGGATGTCACCAATAAATTCCTTGGCGGTTTGCCCGGTATCCAGAAAGAAGGTTGTGACGGTTTAATCACCTCCGGCGAATTCATTTTGCACCGGATGCCCGACCAAATTCGTACCGTCTGCCTGGAATTCTACGGCACGGATTTGCACGAAGCGGTTCCCGCGATTGTGGAGGTAAAAAACTACCTCGACGGGCGCAATGATGTGCTGCTGTCTGGTTTGGAGCATCTCGACGAACGTTACGTCAAAGCGGTGAAATACACCCCGAAAGGCGCTCGCGGCATGTTGCCGAAAATGGTGCTGATTGCCGACATTGTGAGCGATGACGAAAAGGCTGTTGCCGAGTCGGCTGCCGAAGTGGTGCGTTTGGCGAATGCGCGGAATGCGGAAGGCTTCATCGCGATTAGCCCGGAAGCGCGTCGCCAGTTTTGGGCAGATCGTTCGCGCACGGCGGCGATTGCGGCGCACACCAATGCCTTTAAAATCAACGAAGACGTGGTGATTCCGCTGCACAATTTGGCGCGTTACACCGAAGGCATCGAAACCCTCAATATCCGCCAGTCGATGCAAAACAAGCTGCGTATGATCGACGGTTTGCTGGAACATTTGGCGGGCGATTTGCCAGAATTACGGGCGGTGGCGGACTATGAAGCCAGTGCCGAACGCAGTTCCATTTGGGCAAACAAGCTGGCTCATGCGGTGGATTACCTTCAGCAACGCAAAGTGCGTTGGGAACAAATTCTCGCGCATTTCGATGCACCTGCCGCTGCCCATCAGGATTTGCTGGATGACACCGCGAAAGCCGCACAACGCCCGCAAGATCGCATGATTGATTTACTATTGCGGCGCGAATTGCGCATTTCCTACCGCAAGGAAATCATCAAGCCGTTGCAGGAAATGTTTGCTGGGCGTGAATTAGAGCCGTTGATGCAGGCGATGGAAAAAATTCACAGCAAGATTCGCACCAGCCGTTTGTTCGTGGCACTGCATATGCACGCGGGTGATGGCAATGTGCACACCAATATTCCGGTGAACTCCAACGATTATGGCATGTTGCACGAAGCCGAGCGCATGGTGGATGCGATTATGGTACTGGCGCGGGAATTGGATGGGGTCATTTCCGGCGAACACGGCATCGGCATTACCAAATTCCAGTATCTGGATGCGCGTGAAATCAACGAGTTTGCCGCGTATAAGCAAGATGTTGATCCACAAGGGCATTTCAACAAAGGTAAACTGCTGCCGGGGTCAGGTTTGCAGAATGCTTACACGCCGTCATTACGCTTGGTCGAGCGCGAGGCTTTATTGTTGGAACACAATGAGTTGGGTGCGCTGAACAACGACATTAAGGATTGTTTGCGTTGCGGTAAGTGTAAGCCGGTGTGCAATACGCACATTCCGCGTGCCAATTTGCTGTATTCGCCGCGCAATAAAATTCTGGCAACGGGCTTGATGATTGAGGCATTTTTGTACGAAGAGCAAACGCGGCGTGGCGTTTCCATCCGCCATTTTGATGAAATGAACGATGTTGCCGATCATTGCACGGTGTGCCACAAGTGTTTCAACCCTTGCCCGGTGAATATCGACTTTGGCGAAGTCAGCGTGCGGATGCGCAGTATTTTGCGCGAACGTGGCAAGAAAAAAACCAGCCCAGTGACGTGGGCGTCGATGCAATTCCTGAATCTGAAAGACCCGACGCAAATCAATATTATGCGTACCGGGATGATCAAATTCGGTTACAAGGCGCAACGTTTCGCGTATTCCTTGGCAAAAGCAGCGAATTTGTTAGGCGCTGATAAACGTCCGGCGGCGACTTTGGGCAAACCGGCGATTAAAGAACAGGTGATTCAGTTCATTAAAAAGCCGTTACCGAAAGGGCTGCCCGCGAAAACCACTCGTGCGATGTTGGGCTTGGAAGACGATAGCGTGATTCCGATTTTGCGTGATCCGGTGAAAACAGCGGATAAACGTGGCGATGCGGTGTTCTATTTCCCCGGTTGCGGCTCGGAACGTTTGTTCAGTCAGGTAGGTTTGGCAACGTTGGCGATGCTATACGAAACGGGTGCGACCACGGTATTGCCACCGGGGTATTTGTGTTGTGGCTACCCGCAAAACGCGGGCGGTGATTTGAAGAAGGGGACGCAAATTTCCACCGAAAACCGCGTCTTGTTCCACCGCGTGGCGAATGCCTTGAGCTACCTCGACATTAAAACCGTGTTGGTATCGTGCGGAACGTGTATGGATCAGTTACTCAAATACGAGTTCAGCAAGATTTTCCCCGGTTGCCGCTTGCTCGATATTCACGAATATTTGCTGGAAAAAGGCGTGAAAATGAACGGGGTGAGCGGGGTGCAATACGTGTACCACGACCCTTGCCACACGCCGATGAAGCAGGTTAACCCTTTGAAAGTTACGCAAGAATTGACGGGTTCCAACGTGGTTTTGAGCGAACGTTGCTGCGGGGAAGCGGGGACGTTTGCGATTAGCCGCCCGGATATTGCCAGCCAGTTACGTTTCCGCAAAGCCGAAAGCCTCAAAGCAGGCATCAAGGAGCTGACCGGCAGTGACATGGCGCAAGAGGGTAAGGTGAAAATCCTCACCTCTTGCCCTGCCTGCCAGCAAGGGCTGTCACGTTACGCCGATGATACTGGCATGGAAACCGATTACATCGTGGTGGAAATGGCGAATTATTTGCTGGGCAGTGATTGGCAGCAAGGGTTTGTTGGTAAAGCCACGCACGGTGGGATAGAGAAAGTATTGCTGTAA
- a CDS encoding OmpP1/FadL family transporter, with protein sequence MWHLSKFALAIAATCVCSSAAHAAGFALANQSASGTGNAFAGGAAAAEDASTAWSNPAAMLELGSGKHVSVSAHLVVPEAKFTNGASGPMTGIDDDGGNNGVVPGLYGARSINDKLSVGVSVNAPFGLGTEYADNWIGRYHATESTIKTLNVNPSVAYKINDQWSVGAGVSAQKFDVELKRMTPIPGLPGDHKVTIAGDATSFGVNAGVLFKPSTNTRVGLSHRSGIDHDLEGTVSAPIPAAHPAAAALNTAVTAEASLPASTSLSVVQKVNDKLEVMGDVTRTGWSSFERLKVVRSANGSVVTDDYQGWEDSDRYALGANYQYNDRLKLRVGVARDNTPIPNAQLRTPRTPDNDRTWVAVGGNYELAKGLDVDVGYVHISTKDTPIDNRNAAGLLLNGNYDNKMDVVGAQLNWSF encoded by the coding sequence ATGTGGCATTTATCTAAGTTTGCATTGGCTATTGCCGCCACGTGTGTTTGCAGCAGTGCAGCACACGCAGCGGGGTTCGCTTTGGCTAATCAATCGGCTTCCGGCACGGGCAATGCGTTTGCGGGTGGAGCAGCGGCGGCGGAAGATGCGTCGACCGCATGGTCTAATCCGGCGGCAATGTTGGAGTTGGGTTCTGGTAAGCATGTTAGCGTTTCGGCACATCTGGTGGTGCCGGAAGCTAAGTTTACCAATGGGGCATCCGGACCAATGACGGGTATTGACGATGACGGTGGTAACAATGGTGTGGTGCCGGGTCTTTATGGCGCACGCAGTATCAATGACAAGCTCAGTGTCGGGGTCAGTGTCAATGCACCGTTTGGTTTGGGTACTGAATATGCCGATAACTGGATCGGTCGTTACCATGCCACTGAGTCAACTATCAAGACGCTTAATGTTAATCCTTCAGTCGCGTACAAAATCAACGATCAGTGGAGTGTGGGCGCGGGGGTAAGTGCGCAAAAGTTTGATGTTGAACTCAAACGGATGACACCGATACCCGGTTTGCCGGGCGACCACAAAGTGACCATTGCCGGTGATGCTACTTCCTTTGGTGTGAATGCTGGGGTGTTATTTAAGCCGAGCACTAATACCCGTGTGGGGTTGAGCCACCGTTCCGGCATCGACCATGATTTGGAAGGCACGGTGAGTGCGCCTATCCCAGCAGCACATCCGGCAGCGGCGGCGTTAAATACGGCAGTTACGGCGGAAGCCAGTCTGCCTGCCAGTACTTCCTTATCCGTGGTGCAAAAAGTTAACGACAAGCTGGAGGTCATGGGTGACGTGACCCGTACCGGATGGAGTAGCTTTGAGCGCCTGAAAGTTGTGCGTAGCGCTAATGGCTCAGTAGTGACCGATGATTATCAAGGGTGGGAAGATTCCGATCGTTATGCCCTAGGTGCTAATTACCAATACAATGATCGCCTGAAGCTACGGGTCGGTGTTGCTCGCGATAATACGCCCATTCCTAACGCGCAGTTGCGTACCCCACGGACACCGGATAATGACCGTACTTGGGTGGCAGTCGGGGGTAATTACGAACTCGCTAAAGGTTTGGACGTGGATGTTGGCTATGTACACATCAGCACCAAGGACACGCCAATTGATAACCGCAACGCGGCAGGTTTATTGCTGAATGGCAATTACGATAACAAAATGGATGTTGTCGGCGCTCAACTAAACTGGTCGTTCTAA
- a CDS encoding alpha/beta hydrolase family protein — protein sequence MLRKIIALTLAVAMLPSLTACNDNKTVNIVPITPASTPPTEVATLSASTYTSIRSADPTADTLFSVADALAGSAKCDVKIMRMAYNTVGGAGEATNSSGVIMLPQGTTANCSGARPALLYAHGTTSDIRYDLSKFLTEATNPASAEAMILLALYASRGYTVIAPNYAGYADSKLDYHPYLDEKQQTTEMIHALEHVREHSTTIGAQLSADLFVSGLSQGGYVAMATHKALQAKGTTVRASAPISGPYTVLDFVDTIMAGYVNGGATVFAPMYLTALEKAHDIYTQPTEVYSATFAAQAEDALPRTGGHEAAVIAGILPATAIFSGVPPELTPPLQPFQQTGFGIPHLLADSFRTAYLTDLQTNRQTPSNKIRSLVKEADLRDWTPTTPVMLCGSENDPVVYFTNTEGMASYWSGRPNTFTLNLDSTPTTAPLNAFAPIAQEWQTALGNGGISGGAIHGQTGVYCGLAAYGFFQSQRTQ from the coding sequence ATGTTAAGAAAAATCATCGCACTAACATTGGCAGTCGCGATGCTGCCTAGCCTTACCGCTTGCAATGACAATAAAACCGTTAACATTGTCCCGATCACACCGGCATCAACACCACCCACTGAGGTTGCCACACTCAGTGCAAGTACGTACACCAGCATACGCAGCGCTGATCCGACAGCGGATACCTTGTTTAGCGTTGCCGATGCGCTTGCCGGTAGTGCCAAATGTGATGTCAAAATCATGCGTATGGCATACAATACCGTTGGCGGTGCGGGTGAAGCCACCAACTCCAGCGGCGTGATTATGCTACCGCAAGGCACAACAGCGAATTGCAGCGGCGCACGCCCTGCCCTGTTGTATGCCCACGGCACGACCAGCGACATCCGCTATGACCTATCAAAATTCCTCACCGAAGCCACCAACCCAGCCTCAGCGGAAGCCATGATCCTGCTGGCACTCTATGCCTCACGCGGCTATACCGTCATTGCACCCAATTACGCCGGTTATGCCGATTCTAAACTGGATTACCACCCGTATCTGGATGAAAAGCAGCAAACCACCGAAATGATCCACGCCTTGGAGCATGTGCGCGAACACAGCACCACCATCGGGGCGCAGCTCTCCGCAGATTTGTTTGTATCCGGTCTGTCGCAAGGCGGCTATGTCGCGATGGCAACCCACAAAGCCTTGCAAGCCAAAGGCACGACAGTACGGGCATCCGCGCCCATTTCCGGACCGTACACCGTGCTAGATTTCGTCGATACCATTATGGCGGGCTACGTTAATGGCGGGGCAACTGTGTTTGCGCCGATGTACCTGACCGCCTTAGAGAAAGCCCATGATATTTACACCCAACCCACTGAGGTGTATTCCGCCACCTTTGCAGCACAAGCGGAAGATGCCTTGCCGCGCACTGGCGGGCATGAAGCCGCCGTTATCGCGGGTATACTGCCTGCTACCGCAATTTTCAGTGGTGTTCCGCCAGAACTGACCCCGCCATTACAGCCTTTCCAGCAAACGGGTTTTGGTATACCGCATTTGCTGGCAGACAGCTTCCGCACGGCGTACCTCACCGATCTGCAAACCAACCGTCAAACCCCCAGCAATAAAATCCGCTCACTGGTGAAAGAGGCGGATTTACGAGACTGGACACCGACCACCCCCGTCATGCTGTGCGGCTCAGAAAACGACCCGGTGGTGTATTTCACGAATACGGAGGGAATGGCAAGCTATTGGAGCGGCAGACCCAACACCTTTACCCTGAATCTGGATAGCACCCCGACTACTGCACCCCTGAATGCGTTTGCACCCATTGCACAAGAATGGCAAACCGCGCTTGGCAATGGTGGCATTAGCGGTGGCGCAATTCACGGGCAAACCGGCGTGTATTGCGGGCTGGCGGCGTATGGCTTCTTCCAAAGCCAACGCACCCAATAA
- a CDS encoding PGPGW domain-containing protein encodes MEALFIWIGILSAITFVLSLLLLPWLVGRIPVDYFTRPRHPHAWHVLLQPRAMVRNMLGFPVLLAGITMLVLPGQGLITIMIGLGIMIFPGKFELEKWVVTRKGVLQAVNWIRRKSHHPPLDTPKH; translated from the coding sequence TTGGAAGCATTATTCATCTGGATCGGCATCTTGTCTGCCATCACCTTTGTACTATCGTTACTGCTATTGCCCTGGCTTGTCGGTCGTATTCCCGTCGATTATTTCACCCGTCCGCGTCACCCACATGCTTGGCATGTCCTGTTGCAACCCCGTGCAATGGTGCGCAATATGTTGGGTTTTCCCGTATTATTAGCAGGTATTACCATGCTGGTATTACCGGGGCAAGGATTAATCACCATTATGATCGGTTTGGGTATTATGATTTTTCCCGGCAAGTTTGAGCTGGAAAAATGGGTTGTTACCCGCAAAGGCGTGCTGCAAGCCGTGAACTGGATACGCCGAAAATCACACCACCCACCGCTAGACACCCCAAAACACTAA
- a CDS encoding ammonium transporter, giving the protein MEELVSALNTLFVLMGAVMVLAMHAGFAFLEVGTVRHKNQVNALVKIIVDFAVSTIAYFFIGYYVAYQVGFFESASILAEKNGYELVKFFFLLTFAAAIPAIISGGIAERAKFFPQLIATFLIVALIYPFFEGMIWNNLYGVQDWIKGMFGYTFHDFAGSVVVHAMGGWLALGAVILLGHRHGRYTKDGKPMSAHPPSSIPFLAIGAWILTVGWFGFNVMSAQKVEGLSGLVAINSLMAMVGGIIAALIAGKNDPGFVHNGPLAGLVAVCAGSDVMHPLGALVVGSVAGALFVWTFTLAQNKWKIDDVLGVWPLHGLCGVWGGIAAGIFGLEALGGMGGVSFGAQVTGTLLGVAIATAGGFLVYGILKATMGIRLSQEEEYNGADLSIHKIKANPDN; this is encoded by the coding sequence ATGGAAGAACTGGTTTCCGCATTAAATACCCTGTTCGTGCTAATGGGGGCTGTCATGGTGCTGGCAATGCACGCAGGCTTTGCATTTTTAGAAGTGGGCACAGTACGCCACAAAAATCAGGTGAATGCACTGGTAAAAATCATTGTGGATTTTGCTGTTTCCACGATAGCGTATTTTTTCATCGGCTATTACGTCGCCTATCAGGTCGGCTTCTTTGAAAGTGCCAGTATTTTAGCGGAAAAGAACGGCTATGAACTGGTTAAGTTCTTCTTCCTCCTCACCTTTGCGGCGGCTATTCCGGCGATTATTTCCGGCGGGATTGCGGAACGTGCGAAATTTTTCCCGCAACTCATTGCCACCTTCCTTATCGTGGCACTGATCTACCCATTCTTTGAAGGCATGATCTGGAACAACCTTTACGGGGTACAAGACTGGATTAAAGGCATGTTTGGTTACACCTTCCACGATTTTGCAGGCTCGGTAGTGGTTCACGCAATGGGTGGCTGGTTAGCCTTGGGTGCGGTGATTTTATTGGGGCATCGGCACGGACGTTACACCAAAGACGGTAAGCCGATGTCGGCACACCCGCCTTCTAGCATTCCGTTTCTGGCGATTGGTGCATGGATTCTGACCGTCGGCTGGTTTGGTTTTAACGTGATGTCTGCGCAAAAAGTGGAAGGTCTCAGCGGTTTGGTGGCGATAAACTCCTTAATGGCAATGGTCGGCGGTATTATCGCTGCCTTGATTGCCGGTAAAAATGACCCTGGTTTCGTCCACAATGGTCCTTTAGCCGGTTTGGTTGCCGTGTGTGCGGGTTCTGATGTGATGCATCCACTGGGTGCACTGGTGGTCGGCAGTGTCGCAGGCGCATTGTTCGTATGGACATTTACCCTTGCGCAAAACAAATGGAAAATCGACGACGTACTGGGCGTGTGGCCACTGCACGGCTTGTGCGGCGTGTGGGGCGGGATTGCTGCGGGCATCTTCGGTCTGGAAGCATTAGGCGGCATGGGCGGTGTCAGCTTCGGAGCGCAAGTGACCGGCACACTGCTAGGCGTGGCGATTGCGACAGCGGGCGGCTTCTTGGTGTACGGCATCCTCAAGGCAACAATGGGCATTCGCTTATCACAAGAAGAAGAATACAACGGTGCCGATTTGAGTATCCACAAAATCAAAGCCAACCCAGACAACTAA